A window of the Prosthecobacter debontii genome harbors these coding sequences:
- a CDS encoding FG-GAP and VCBS repeat-containing protein: MRPLTVVSALAFSTLGLAQESPLFREETIDAEVGIGYGLAVADVDGDRKPDILVADKDLIVWYQNPTWKKHVIAEKLTEKDHVCIAARDIDGDGKAEIAVGAQWDPGDTETSGAVFYLQPPADRTQMWKPIQLTHEPTTHRMRWVRNRAGRYDLIVAPLHGRGNQKGEGVGVHILAYHKPDDVTQPWNTTLVHDSMHMTHNFEIVPSPADEAEPILLAGREGIVRLTPGDNGWKEQWVTRHDSPDLAGAGEVRWGAFAGGQPYIAAIEPMHGHQLVIYTPPPNGPKDGLWQRRVLDDTLVDGHALACYDYLGLNNRQIAVGWRAHHKLGTRVGVKLFSTTKEDGTGWTQTWVDDNTMACEDLAAADLDGDRDTDLVAAGRRTKNIKIYWNLRQ; this comes from the coding sequence ATGCGTCCTCTGACCGTCGTTTCCGCGCTCGCTTTCTCCACCCTGGGGCTGGCCCAGGAATCGCCGCTTTTTCGCGAGGAGACCATCGATGCCGAGGTTGGCATCGGTTATGGCCTGGCGGTTGCAGATGTGGACGGAGACCGAAAGCCCGATATTCTGGTGGCGGATAAGGACCTCATTGTCTGGTACCAGAACCCCACCTGGAAAAAGCATGTCATCGCAGAAAAACTGACGGAGAAAGACCATGTCTGCATCGCCGCAAGGGACATCGATGGTGACGGTAAGGCTGAAATTGCCGTAGGAGCGCAGTGGGACCCTGGCGATACGGAAACCAGTGGTGCGGTGTTTTACCTGCAACCGCCTGCGGACCGAACCCAGATGTGGAAGCCGATCCAGCTCACTCACGAGCCGACCACTCACCGGATGCGCTGGGTGCGGAATCGAGCCGGGCGGTATGATCTGATCGTGGCGCCTCTTCATGGGCGAGGAAACCAGAAGGGAGAGGGCGTAGGCGTCCACATCCTGGCTTATCACAAGCCGGATGATGTGACCCAGCCCTGGAATACCACCCTGGTGCATGACAGCATGCACATGACTCATAATTTCGAAATCGTGCCCAGCCCGGCCGATGAGGCTGAGCCGATCCTGCTTGCAGGTCGTGAGGGCATCGTTCGCCTGACGCCTGGCGACAATGGCTGGAAAGAACAGTGGGTGACCCGCCACGACAGTCCAGATCTAGCGGGTGCAGGGGAAGTGCGTTGGGGCGCTTTTGCTGGAGGTCAGCCTTACATTGCGGCCATTGAACCGATGCATGGCCACCAACTCGTGATTTACACCCCTCCCCCCAATGGGCCTAAAGATGGCCTCTGGCAGCGGCGAGTCTTGGACGATACGCTCGTGGATGGACATGCCCTGGCCTGTTATGATTACCTGGGACTCAACAACCGCCAAATCGCCGTGGGCTGGCGTGCTCATCATAAGCTTGGCACCCGTGTGGGGGTGAAGCTCTTTTCCACCACGAAGGAGGATGGCACGGGGTGGACGCAGACCTGGGTGGATGATAATACGATGGCTTGCGAAGACCTAGCGGCAGCGGACCTGGATGGTGATCGCGACACCGATCTGGTGGCCGCAGGTCGACGGACTAAAAATATCAAAATTTACTGGAATCTCCGACAGTAA
- a CDS encoding L,D-transpeptidase has translation MIRQEVIRKPLVVQPADSSNSPLYVWHGSGEPGPVRVTIDLSEQKAYIFQNSENIGWSYVATGRSGFRTPTGTFVITEKVVNKRSNKYGSIVDANGNTVRSNATAGVHGVPSGGKFLGAKMPYWMRLTNYGVGMHAGPIPHPGSPASHGCIRLPYDMAERIFEVAPSGTRVTIVP, from the coding sequence ATGATTCGCCAGGAAGTGATTCGTAAGCCTTTGGTCGTTCAGCCAGCTGACTCCTCCAACAGTCCCCTGTATGTTTGGCATGGCAGCGGTGAACCAGGCCCTGTCCGAGTCACGATCGACCTGAGCGAACAAAAGGCCTACATCTTCCAAAACAGTGAAAACATCGGCTGGAGTTACGTAGCAACTGGCCGCAGTGGCTTCCGCACGCCGACAGGCACCTTTGTCATTACGGAGAAAGTGGTGAACAAACGCTCGAACAAGTATGGCAGCATCGTCGATGCCAACGGTAACACCGTGCGCAGTAATGCGACCGCTGGAGTCCATGGGGTGCCCTCAGGCGGTAAATTCCTGGGTGCTAAGATGCCCTACTGGATGCGCCTGACTAACTACGGTGTCGGCATGCATGCCGGCCCCATCCCTCATCCTGGCTCCCCGGCCTCTCATGGTTGCATCCGCCTGCCTTACGATATGGCCGAGCGGATTTTTGAGGTTGCACCCAGCGGCACCCGTGTGACGATTGTTCCTTAA
- a CDS encoding sulfite exporter TauE/SafE family protein, whose protein sequence is MSIPDWLQQHTLFTGDPTILLMASAAAVCIGLSKSGLSGTATLNVVLMAQAFGAKASVGLVLPLLIVADFMGYYLNRHGGSWRRIWPMVPPAILGVVIGYFLLGEIDNVAARTVIGWLIIGLLGFKLVLDASKGTLEVLTQHRGFAWLMGICAGVVTMLANAAGPVMTVYLLSQRLEKKDHLGTFSRYFLFINLFKVPFSADLGIINPKSLATNLVLLPGVVIGILLGWQILKRIPQKPFEWTLFILTLIAAMWLIRG, encoded by the coding sequence TTGAGCATCCCCGACTGGTTACAGCAACACACCCTTTTTACAGGAGATCCCACGATCCTGCTGATGGCCAGCGCTGCGGCGGTGTGCATCGGGTTGTCTAAAAGCGGACTCTCCGGCACCGCCACCCTGAATGTCGTGCTGATGGCCCAGGCCTTTGGCGCTAAAGCCTCTGTCGGTCTCGTTCTACCGCTGCTGATTGTCGCGGACTTCATGGGCTATTACCTGAACCGGCACGGTGGCTCCTGGCGGCGCATCTGGCCCATGGTCCCTCCCGCCATCCTCGGCGTGGTCATCGGGTATTTCCTGCTGGGGGAGATCGACAATGTGGCCGCCCGCACGGTCATCGGCTGGCTCATCATCGGCCTGCTCGGATTTAAGCTGGTGCTGGATGCCAGCAAGGGCACACTGGAGGTGCTCACCCAACACCGGGGTTTTGCCTGGCTCATGGGCATCTGCGCGGGGGTCGTCACCATGCTGGCCAACGCCGCTGGTCCTGTGATGACCGTCTATCTTCTCTCCCAACGCCTGGAGAAAAAGGATCATCTGGGCACCTTCAGCCGCTACTTCCTTTTCATCAATCTCTTCAAGGTCCCCTTCTCGGCCGATCTCGGCATCATCAATCCCAAGTCTCTGGCGACCAATCTGGTCCTCCTCCCCGGTGTCGTCATCGGCATTCTGCTTGGCTGGCAGATCCTGAAACGCATCCCGCAAAAGCCTTTCGAATGGACGCTTTTCATCCTGACCCTCATCGCGGCGATGTGGTTGATCCGAGGGTGA
- a CDS encoding SGNH/GDSL hydrolase family protein, which produces MIIRSLFVSLILAVTAISQAESLIPANARVAVIGDSITEQKLYSKYIEAYLLACTGRTDIQVFQFGWSGERASGFAARLKNDLSVFNPTVATTCYGMNDGSYTAYTDAIGAEYEKNMRLVLDGLKEIGVSNIAVGSPGAVDTKFFTRFEPAIYNDNLAHLRDIAKKLAGESNQSFANVHDTMIEAMSKAKPVMGENYDVCGPDGFHPGPNGHLLMAQAFLKALKLDGKIGEITLDLKGQSTASQGHEIITQAPGSITLSSTTWPFCFDADPKASSSNRSILPFTSFNQDLNRLTLVVKGLDKDKAKVTWGSQSQEFTKAQLEAGINLAAEFSQTPFDAAFNDLIGAIGSKQSFETTMIKNMITHFRTLGKEAEGDAEFTNALTVLKKKLMVKHDLYEANVRKRLKAVNHTISVE; this is translated from the coding sequence ATGATCATTCGCAGCCTCTTCGTCTCCCTCATCCTCGCTGTTACAGCGATCTCTCAAGCTGAGAGCCTCATCCCCGCCAATGCCCGCGTGGCCGTCATTGGGGACAGCATCACGGAGCAGAAACTCTATTCCAAATACATCGAGGCTTACCTCCTGGCTTGCACAGGGCGCACGGACATCCAGGTCTTTCAATTCGGCTGGAGTGGCGAGCGCGCCAGTGGTTTTGCCGCACGGCTGAAAAACGACCTCAGCGTCTTCAACCCCACCGTCGCCACCACCTGCTATGGCATGAATGACGGCAGCTATACCGCCTACACCGATGCCATCGGCGCTGAGTATGAGAAAAACATGCGCCTCGTGCTCGATGGATTGAAAGAGATCGGCGTCTCCAACATCGCCGTCGGTTCTCCCGGGGCTGTGGACACGAAGTTTTTCACCCGCTTCGAACCTGCCATCTACAACGACAACCTCGCTCACCTTCGCGACATCGCCAAGAAACTGGCTGGTGAGTCTAACCAAAGTTTCGCCAATGTGCATGACACCATGATCGAAGCCATGAGCAAGGCCAAACCAGTGATGGGAGAGAACTACGACGTCTGTGGTCCCGATGGTTTCCACCCAGGCCCCAATGGCCACCTACTCATGGCGCAGGCCTTTCTCAAAGCCCTAAAGCTGGATGGCAAGATCGGTGAAATCACCCTTGATCTGAAGGGACAATCGACCGCAAGCCAAGGCCACGAGATCATCACCCAGGCTCCCGGCAGCATCACACTCTCCAGCACCACCTGGCCCTTCTGCTTCGATGCCGATCCCAAAGCCTCGTCCAGCAATCGCAGCATCCTCCCCTTCACCAGTTTCAATCAAGACCTGAATCGCCTCACGCTCGTGGTCAAGGGCTTGGACAAGGACAAAGCCAAAGTCACCTGGGGCAGCCAAAGCCAGGAGTTCACCAAGGCCCAATTGGAAGCCGGGATCAATCTCGCCGCCGAATTCTCCCAGACACCTTTCGATGCGGCCTTCAATGATTTGATCGGCGCCATCGGCTCCAAGCAGAGCTTTGAAACCACGATGATCAAAAACATGATCACCCACTTCCGCACCCTGGGAAAAGAAGCTGAAGGCGATGCCGAATTCACCAACGCACTCACCGTGCTAAAGAAGAAACTCATGGTCAAACACGACCTGTATGAAGCCAATGTACGCAAGCGCCTCAAGGCCGTGAACCACACCATCTCCGTGGAGTAG
- a CDS encoding pseudouridine synthase, with translation MPRLDQLLSSLGYGSRKQVADIVKAGRVALDGIVLKKSDQKVEADQVTLDGQPLEAPHGLLAMLHKPLGYVCTHSDGEGPTIYELLPPQWMNRKPSVTSIGRLDKDTSGLLLITDLGPLVHRYTSPRAEVKKIYEVTVDHALEDSLIETFASGEVMLRGEDRPCLPAKLDITGSHTASLTLMEGRYHQVRRMFASQGWHVEKLHRRQFGDYQLGTLEVGRWQMLDTPEV, from the coding sequence GTGCCTCGGCTTGATCAACTTCTCTCTTCTCTCGGTTATGGCTCACGCAAACAGGTGGCTGACATCGTCAAAGCGGGTCGTGTCGCGTTGGATGGCATCGTACTAAAAAAGTCGGATCAAAAAGTGGAGGCGGATCAAGTCACCTTGGATGGGCAGCCTCTCGAAGCACCTCATGGTTTGCTGGCCATGCTGCATAAGCCTCTGGGTTATGTCTGCACCCACAGCGATGGGGAAGGGCCGACGATCTATGAGCTGCTGCCTCCACAGTGGATGAACCGTAAGCCTTCGGTGACCAGCATTGGTCGGCTGGATAAGGACACCAGCGGGCTGCTTCTCATCACGGATCTCGGCCCTCTCGTGCATCGTTACACCTCGCCCCGGGCCGAGGTGAAGAAAATCTATGAAGTGACGGTGGATCACGCGTTGGAGGATTCTCTCATTGAGACGTTCGCTTCCGGGGAAGTCATGCTTCGTGGAGAAGATAGACCCTGTCTGCCCGCCAAGCTCGACATCACGGGATCACATACCGCATCGCTCACGCTGATGGAGGGGCGTTATCATCAGGTCCGGCGGATGTTTGCCAGTCAGGGCTGGCATGTCGAGAAACTGCACCGCCGCCAGTTTGGGGACTATCAGTTGGGAACCTTGGAAGTGGGCCGATGGCAGATGCTGGATACGCCTGAGGTATGA
- a CDS encoding DUF2167 domain-containing protein yields the protein MSNLRILTLAGLLVGLMIPSVLAQEAAATAESAPSPEEQEAQRKAFLDKIESFGWKREGKGQLGSMAEVQIPKDWRFTDGNGTRELLKLYGNLVGDTELGMLTTEGEGPWVIFEFEDSGYVKDDEKDQLNADEMLATLREIQDAGNERRREMGLGELQLLGWAVAPRFNDQTKNLEWAIRVGSANGESINYSTRLLGRHGVMKVDLVCTPEELTALMTPYQSIISGYQYLTGNSYAEFREGDKVAKYGLTALVAGGAAVAAGKMGLFAKLGGIFAKMGKAVILVVVAVGAAIKGLFGKLFGKREQI from the coding sequence ATGTCAAACCTACGCATTCTCACATTGGCGGGTCTCCTCGTGGGCCTGATGATCCCTTCGGTCCTAGCGCAAGAAGCCGCCGCGACAGCGGAATCGGCTCCATCACCCGAGGAGCAGGAAGCCCAGAGGAAAGCGTTCCTGGATAAAATCGAATCCTTCGGCTGGAAGCGTGAAGGGAAAGGACAGCTTGGCTCCATGGCCGAGGTGCAGATTCCTAAAGACTGGCGCTTCACCGATGGTAACGGCACTCGCGAGCTTTTGAAGCTGTATGGCAACTTGGTGGGTGACACTGAACTGGGCATGCTGACTACTGAAGGCGAAGGACCCTGGGTCATCTTCGAATTCGAGGACTCCGGTTATGTGAAGGATGACGAGAAGGACCAACTGAATGCGGACGAAATGCTCGCAACCCTGCGGGAAATCCAAGATGCAGGCAATGAACGGCGGCGTGAAATGGGGCTGGGAGAGCTGCAACTTCTCGGCTGGGCCGTCGCTCCTCGCTTCAATGACCAGACCAAGAACCTGGAGTGGGCGATCCGTGTGGGCTCCGCCAACGGGGAGTCGATTAATTACAGCACTCGTCTGCTCGGTCGCCATGGGGTGATGAAAGTGGACCTGGTCTGCACGCCCGAGGAATTGACAGCGCTCATGACGCCTTACCAAAGCATCATCTCCGGTTACCAATACCTGACGGGCAATAGCTATGCAGAGTTTCGTGAAGGTGACAAAGTGGCGAAATATGGCCTTACCGCCTTGGTCGCTGGCGGTGCTGCGGTGGCGGCTGGAAAGATGGGGCTTTTCGCGAAGCTGGGGGGTATCTTCGCCAAAATGGGCAAAGCGGTTATTCTGGTTGTTGTGGCCGTCGGGGCTGCCATCAAAGGCTTGTTCGGCAAGTTGTTCGGTAAGCGCGAACAGATTTGA
- a CDS encoding pseudouridine synthase — translation MKLDRFLAKQSSMGRSAAHRLIAAGRVCVDGEVCRDNQREVDRFTRIELNDGTVMQQPERALYLMMHKPAGILSATTDPVHPTVLDLIDDPDKQTLHIAGRLDRSTTGLVLLTNDGRWSKRLMEPHLHVPKTYLVDTAEDILPEAVEAFAKGFYFHTEDITTLPALLEILAPRQARLTLHEGRYHQVKRMFHRVQNRVMTLHRESIGRLHLPDELAPGQWRFLTPQEVAFF, via the coding sequence ATGAAACTGGACCGTTTTCTCGCCAAACAATCTTCCATGGGACGCTCAGCTGCGCATCGGCTGATTGCGGCTGGGAGGGTGTGTGTGGATGGTGAGGTCTGTCGAGACAATCAACGTGAGGTGGATCGATTCACTCGCATCGAGCTCAATGATGGCACCGTGATGCAACAGCCTGAGCGGGCCTTGTATCTCATGATGCATAAACCCGCAGGCATTCTCAGTGCGACGACGGATCCCGTGCATCCGACCGTGTTGGATCTCATTGACGATCCGGATAAACAGACGCTGCATATTGCGGGGCGTTTGGATCGAAGCACAACAGGGCTCGTGCTTCTGACCAATGATGGGCGCTGGTCCAAACGCTTGATGGAGCCGCATCTGCATGTGCCCAAGACCTACCTTGTCGATACGGCGGAAGACATCCTCCCCGAAGCTGTGGAGGCCTTTGCCAAAGGGTTTTATTTTCACACCGAAGACATCACGACCTTGCCCGCTCTGTTGGAGATTTTAGCACCGCGACAGGCGCGATTGACCCTCCATGAGGGGCGGTATCATCAGGTGAAACGCATGTTTCATCGGGTGCAGAATCGAGTCATGACCTTGCATCGAGAAAGCATTGGCCGCTTGCACCTGCCAGATGAGTTAGCTCCCGGTCAGTGGCGCTTTCTGACTCCTCAAGAAGTGGCGTTCTTTTAG